A region from the Actinoplanes sp. OR16 genome encodes:
- a CDS encoding GNAT family N-acetyltransferase — MTSSLASSAILDNPAWSALTGVHERFGEFHGRAARYQPDVAPFHALADPTDPEAWQDLTALVAPGAAVTIAGAGGVAYPGWEVAGSIPGVQFVDVALRAEPLPEAVPLGTADVPEILDLIERTRPGPYLRRTVELGTYLGLRSDSGALIAMAGERLHPAGWTEISAVCTDPAHRGKGLATRLIRAVAAGIRDRGETPFLHTGAANVNAIRLYESIGFELRKKTDFTAYRRL, encoded by the coding sequence GTGACCAGCTCTCTGGCCTCCTCGGCGATCCTGGACAATCCGGCCTGGTCGGCACTCACCGGAGTGCACGAGCGGTTCGGCGAGTTCCACGGCAGGGCGGCGCGGTACCAGCCGGATGTCGCGCCGTTCCACGCCCTCGCCGATCCCACCGACCCGGAAGCCTGGCAGGACCTGACCGCGCTGGTGGCGCCCGGCGCGGCGGTGACGATCGCCGGGGCGGGCGGGGTGGCGTACCCGGGCTGGGAAGTCGCCGGAAGCATCCCCGGCGTGCAGTTCGTCGACGTGGCGCTGCGGGCCGAGCCGCTTCCCGAGGCCGTCCCGCTGGGCACGGCGGACGTGCCGGAGATCCTCGATCTGATCGAGCGGACCCGGCCGGGGCCGTACCTGCGGCGGACCGTGGAGCTCGGCACCTACCTGGGGCTGCGCTCCGACTCCGGCGCCTTGATCGCGATGGCCGGGGAGCGGCTGCACCCGGCCGGGTGGACCGAGATCAGCGCGGTCTGCACCGACCCGGCCCACCGCGGCAAGGGCCTGGCCACCCGGCTGATCCGAGCCGTCGCGGCCGGGATCCGGGACCGCGGCGAGACACCGTTCCTGCACACCGGGGCGGCCAACGTGAACGCGATCCGGCTCTACGAGTCGATCGGGTTCGAGCTCCGCAAGAAGACCGACTTCACCGC